The window CCCTCTCCGACCGCCGGCAAGAGTCCCTTGGGGCAGAACATCAGGACCAGCATCAGAATCAGGCCGTGGAGCAGGATCATCAGGTCGGGCCATGCGTGGAGCCATTCCGGGAGCAGGAGCAGGAAGGCCGCGCCGAAGATGCCGCCCCAAAGGTTGCCCAGACCGCCCAAGGCAGTCATGGTTACCAGCTGCAGGGAAACGAACATGTCGAAACTGTGCGGGCTGATGAACTGGAAATAATGGGCATACAGGGCTCCGGCCAGGGCGGTGAGCAGGGCCGCGGCAGTGAACAGGCCGACCTTGTAGCCGGTGACCGGGACTCCCAGGGAGGCCGGCAAGAGGTCGCCCTGGTGCAGGCTACGCAGTGCTCGGCCCGGGCGGGTGCGCAGGAAATTGGCGCAGAGCCAGAGCACCACCAACAAAACGGCCCATACCACGTAAAAAAAATTCCGATCGTTGCTCAGATTCACTCCAGCCAGTTCCATGCCGGGTATGCCGAACAGCCCGGAGGTGCCTCCGGTCATGGTCTCCCACTGAATACAGACAATGGTGAAAATAATGTTGAACCCCAAAGTGGCCATGACCAAATAATGGCCTTCCAGCTTGAGTGTGGGGATGGCCAAAATCAAGGCCACCAGACAGGCGATGCCCACGGCGCAAAGCATGGCCAGCCCCACCGGAAGTCCGAAATGCACACTGAGAATGCCCGAACCATACGCCCCCAGTCCAAAAAAAGCGGCCTGGCCCAGGGAAACCTGTCCGGCCATGCCGATCAGCAGATTCAGACCGGTCACGGCCAGAGCAAATACGCCGATCAGGCTGCCCAAGGAAAGCAGGTAGGTGTCCGCGACGAGCCAGGGCGTGGCCAGCACGGCCAA of the Desulfonatronum thioautotrophicum genome contains:
- a CDS encoding branched-chain amino acid ABC transporter permease, with product MNMNERGRRGRGRARVAAWAPYGGLALAVLATPWLVADTYLLSLGSLIGVFALAVTGLNLLIGMAGQVSLGQAAFFGLGAYGSGILSVHFGLPVGLAMLCAVGIACLVALILAIPTLKLEGHYLVMATLGFNIIFTIVCIQWETMTGGTSGLFGIPGMELAGVNLSNDRNFFYVVWAVLLVVLWLCANFLRTRPGRALRSLHQGDLLPASLGVPVTGYKVGLFTAAALLTALAGALYAHYFQFISPHSFDMFVSLQLVTMTALGGLGNLWGGIFGAAFLLLLPEWLHAWPDLMILLHGLILMLVLMFCPKGLLPAVGEGLKRMVGGLRGN